TAACGATGAACCAGACGACGGCAAGAATGGCTATGATGCCATTGAATAGGGCAAATAGATTGCCAACCATTGTTGTATTGCCCCCTGCCAAGGGATTGGTCACAACGTCACCAAAGATGGTGATCAGCGCCTGACGAGACAGGTCTTGGGCATTTGTAGCTGCTGCAAGAATATCGTCGTATGTGACGGCGGCTCGAACTGGTATTGCAGGCATGAGCAGGCCTGCGCAAAGCACAAGGAATCGATTTTTCACGGTAACTCCGGATGATTACGGGAACGCAGGAAGAGGAGTGAAAACCAGTATGGCGACTGACTTTAACGCCTGAGTCTGTGGAGTGGGAGAAAAGTGATGATGCCGATTTATGTAATCAGCTTGGCTTAGTCATCAGTCCCCGCAGACAGCATTGCGTACCGCATTTGTCTCTGACATAAAATGGCGAAAGGTCCCTCTTTCCGCTAGGCTCACTCGTCGATTACGTAGCTGCCACAGACGGAATGTAACGATGAGCGCCTTTGACCACGCTACGCCCGTACCGGAGAGAAGAACCAGACAGGTGCTGATCTGATGGACTGTTATATCTGCGCTGTTGCTTAACGAGAACATTGTGAAGGGCGGTACCAGGATGGACAATAACCAGAACATGGCTCGCCAGCGTCGTCTTTGACGACAGTATCCCTTCTCTAGCTCCTCTAGTGTCAGCCCAGAGGCTGCAACAGCTTCTTCCCAGTCAGGAGATGCCGTTTCAGCATCGGATGCATCTTCCAGTTCGGGAAATGCTTTTCGGATACGTTCCATGTTCCGGGTAGTGATATCTTTGGATGTTCGGAGATACCACTGCGTCTCCTGTATTGGCAAAAAAATACTTAAAGCGCCCCTGGCCATGCGCCATAGTCGGCGTTTATGCGGTTTTTCTATGATTGTCATCTTGCAGTTCCCTGATTCATGGCTGATTCCAGCTCCTTCAGACGTGGAGCGTAGGCCAGTCGAGCTTCGTTAGCCAGAAGTTGGCCTGCCAATACATTCCCTTTTCGCAATTGCTCCTTAAGGTCATTCAATTGCCAGTTCATTTGTGAGGTGGTGCGAATTAGTTCACGCGTCAGATTATCGCCTTCCATTTCCTGCAGGTCGGTAATGTACGCTGTATTGG
The DNA window shown above is from Pectobacterium atrosepticum and carries:
- a CDS encoding conjugal transfer protein TraX — encoded protein: MERIRKAFPELEDASDAETASPDWEEAVAASGLTLEELEKGYCRQRRRWRAMFWLLSILVPPFTMFSLSNSADITVHQISTCLVLLSGTGVAWSKALIVTFRLWQLRNRRVSLAERGTFRHFMSETNAVRNAVCGD